The Chthoniobacterales bacterium nucleotide sequence TATTATGACCGGCGTTTTCACCTCCCACGATGGCGTCCCGCACAACAACGTTCTCCGGGTAAACCCGGATGGCACAGTTGACTCGTCTTTCGACGTCCACACCGACCGGTCGACGCGCGCGTTGCTCATTCAACCGGATGGGAAGATTCTGATTGCGGGATTTTTTGGGGAAGTGAACGGCGTGCCCATGCCGCGAATTGCCCGGCTCAACTCCGATGGGTCCCTCGATCCCTCGTTCGATCCGGGAACCGGACCGGATAGATATTACATTCGCGCGCTGGCGCTGGATGCGGCGGGAAATATTTATGTCGGTGGAGAGTTCTCCTCGTTCAACGGCATACCGCACACCGGCGTGGTAAAACTAACGCCGACGGGGGCGGTTGATAATGTTTTTAATCCAGCTAATGCAGGCCCCTTTGACCTTGTTTTTTTGGTCAGTGCGATGACCCCGCCGGACAGTAGCGGTCATATCGTCATCGGCGGAAGTTTCAGAAACTATAATGGAACGAATATTCGCGGGGTTGCACGGTTCGATACAACGACTGGCGCGATTGATTCCGCCTTTAACGCCGGCGGCGTGGGTGTCACCGGGAATTCTGCTACCGTCTTTGCCGTGCGCCAGGCTCCGGACGGAAAATATTACGTGGGCGGCTCCTTCAGCTCCTACAATGGCGTCACCCGACGGGCTCTTGCTCGCCTCAAGAGCGATGGGTCGCTCGACACCACTTTTTCGGGACCCCTTGTGTCCGGAGACACTGTCTACTCCCTCGCGGTCCAAAATGGAAAGGTCTACGTAGGCGGATCGAATTCCTCCGGTCCTGGTATTTTTGTCCGCTTAACCGATACCGGGGCGGTGGATTCGAGTTTGGTTACTGGAACTGGGTTCGCGATTTCTCCCCAGGGTCATTACCCCGGCTCCCCCGCGAAGATCTCGGCCCTGAACCTTCAGCCAGATGGCAAGCTTCTCGTCGGAGGAATCTTCAATCAGTACAACGGAACCTCTCGAATCTGTCTCGCCCGCTTGACTGGCCCCGCCATCGTTCCCACGCCAACGCCGACGCCGACTCCCGCCACTCTTCTCGGCAACATCTCGACACGAGGGTTCGTGGGAACGGGCGACAATGTCATGATCGCCGGCTTCATCATTACCGGAAACGCCGGCAAGCGGGTCACCGTGCGGGGCATTGGACCGTCCCTGAGCGCCTTCGGCGTTTCCAATCCATTGGCTGACCCTGTTCTCGAACTACACGGCCCGGCCGGATTTGGAACAGTCATAAACGACAATTGGCGAGACAGTCAAACTCAGTGCCTGGAAACAGCGGAACTGAGGCCCACGAACGATCTGGAGGCGGCGATCTGTGGTGCGACCTTGAGTCCGGGCGCTTATACGGCGATCCTAAGGGGCAAAAACAATGGCGGCGGTGTGGGCCTGGTAGAAGTCTATGACGTCTCTCCGGCATCGGACTCCAGGCTGGCTAACGTTTCCACCCGCGGGTTCGTGCTGCCGGGTGAGAACGTCTTGATTGCGGGAACAATTCTGTCAGGCCAGGGGACGCAGCAACTGCTGGTGCGAGGACTAGGCCCATCCTTGGGCCTCCCAGCTACCCTGGGGGACCCACTTATCCGGTTGTACGATGCGAATGGCGCCCTGATTCGCGAAAACAATAACTGGCGGGACGATCAGGAAGCTGCCATCGCCGCCACCGGTCTGGCACCCACGAATGATGGGGAGTCGGCAATCCTCGAAACATTGCCTGCCAATGGCGCTGCCTACACAGTGATCTTGACTCCGGGGAACCCGATTTTGCCAGGCCCGCCTCCGCCTCCTTTTGTGGGCGGTGTGGCGCTAGTGGAGATTTACAGATTGCCCTGAAACGCAGAACTTTGGTGGATCGGGCGCTCCGTCGCTCGATAGTTACATGGTAGGGACGGCGCGCCGCGCCGTCCGCGGATCTTCTCCAGCGCGCGAAACCGGCCGCGGACGCCGCAGCGCGGCGTCCCTACCACTTAATTCAATCGATAAACTTCCACCAGCGCATTGCCGAGGCCGCCGTTCTTGCCGCGGACAATCGCCGTCGTGCTGCCGGGCGGCCGCGCAATCAGAATCGCGGATTCGGCGTTGTCACTGGGAGCGAAGCCGCTCGCGGTAATGGCGGTTTCATTTGTGTCCCGCCAATTATCATTCTCAACGATCTGGGCGCCATTCGCGTCATACAAAGTCAGGATGGGATCTTGCAGCGCGTTCGGCACTCCAAACTTGGCCAGCGACGGACCGATCGCGCGCACGATCACGCTGACGTT carries:
- a CDS encoding delta-60 repeat domain-containing protein encodes the protein MNLTTSRIAAVSLLFGALAISVMAFTSTKSAIGSPGRPITQQPSGMIETDGTLDTTFNAGKFTDGLVFHSALQPDGKVIITGSFSEVHGVSRSGIARLNGDGTLDLSFDPGLGASFGPGDIVLQPDGKIIITGFFQTVSGIDRKGIARLNSDGSLDSGFDPGSVLSFDGTSAANTSIYGAVLQPDGKMVVFGQFFFVLTGPGTNVPRSCIARFNSDGTFDPSYNPGTGAGNSAGTFSTIVYHAARQNLAANAGKVVIAGTFETFDGHPVPGLARMNADGSFDATFTPGSAVDAGTGTISGLLAQVDDQILAFGYFDSFSGVARHSIVRLSASTGVVDSGFSTEEFEGYNYDSIIYSMAQQPDGKLIATGEFHSLGAATVNNVARLETNGARDTSFSGTGAGPSAWQINTALVRPSDGKIFLAGYFSSFGGQTRNNIAWANPDGSVDSSFAGLGGVAEYDPNIWTTATQADGKIIMTGVFTSHDGVPHNNVLRVNPDGTVDSSFDVHTDRSTRALLIQPDGKILIAGFFGEVNGVPMPRIARLNSDGSLDPSFDPGTGPDRYYIRALALDAAGNIYVGGEFSSFNGIPHTGVVKLTPTGAVDNVFNPANAGPFDLVFLVSAMTPPDSSGHIVIGGSFRNYNGTNIRGVARFDTTTGAIDSAFNAGGVGVTGNSATVFAVRQAPDGKYYVGGSFSSYNGVTRRALARLKSDGSLDTTFSGPLVSGDTVYSLAVQNGKVYVGGSNSSGPGIFVRLTDTGAVDSSLVTGTGFAISPQGHYPGSPAKISALNLQPDGKLLVGGIFNQYNGTSRICLARLTGPAIVPTPTPTPTPATLLGNISTRGFVGTGDNVMIAGFIITGNAGKRVTVRGIGPSLSAFGVSNPLADPVLELHGPAGFGTVINDNWRDSQTQCLETAELRPTNDLEAAICGATLSPGAYTAILRGKNNGGGVGLVEVYDVSPASDSRLANVSTRGFVLPGENVLIAGTILSGQGTQQLLVRGLGPSLGLPATLGDPLIRLYDANGALIRENNNWRDDQEAAIAATGLAPTNDGESAILETLPANGAAYTVILTPGNPILPGPPPPPFVGGVALVEIYRLP